Proteins found in one Actinokineospora alba genomic segment:
- a CDS encoding 4-hydroxy-3-methylbut-2-enyl diphosphate reductase yields MSAPTKRVLLANPRGYCAGVDRAVITVEKALETYGPPVYVRKEIVHNRHVVETLRERGAIFVDEADEVPEGALVVFSAHGVSPAVHEQSAARNLRTIDATCPLVTKVHFEAKRFAKEDYDILLIGHEGHEEVEGTAGEAPEHVQLVDGPEDVDKVVVRDPSKVIWLSQTTLSVDETMERVDQLRERFPDLQNPPSDDICYATSNRQVAVKALAPECDLVLVVGSTNSSNSKRLVEVALLAGAQASYLVDYAHEVDEAWLEGVTTVGVTSGASVPDNLVMDLLAWLAERGYGEVEEVTTANEKIAFALPPELRKDLKPAK; encoded by the coding sequence ATGAGTGCTCCGACCAAACGCGTCCTACTTGCCAATCCGCGCGGCTACTGCGCCGGGGTGGACCGTGCGGTCATCACCGTCGAGAAGGCGCTGGAGACCTACGGCCCGCCGGTGTACGTCCGCAAGGAGATCGTGCACAACCGCCACGTCGTGGAGACCTTGCGCGAACGCGGCGCGATCTTCGTCGACGAGGCCGACGAGGTGCCCGAGGGCGCGCTCGTGGTGTTCTCCGCCCACGGCGTGTCGCCCGCGGTCCACGAGCAGTCGGCCGCGCGGAACCTGCGCACCATCGACGCCACGTGCCCACTGGTGACCAAGGTCCACTTCGAAGCCAAGCGCTTCGCGAAGGAGGACTACGACATCCTGCTGATCGGCCACGAAGGCCACGAGGAAGTCGAAGGCACCGCGGGCGAGGCCCCCGAGCACGTGCAGCTCGTCGACGGCCCGGAGGACGTGGACAAGGTCGTCGTGCGCGACCCGTCGAAGGTCATCTGGCTGTCGCAGACCACCCTGTCGGTCGACGAGACAATGGAACGCGTCGACCAGCTCCGCGAGCGCTTCCCGGATCTGCAGAACCCGCCGAGCGACGACATCTGCTACGCCACCTCGAACCGTCAGGTCGCGGTCAAGGCGTTGGCGCCGGAGTGCGACCTGGTGCTCGTCGTCGGCTCGACCAACTCCTCCAACTCCAAGCGCCTCGTCGAGGTCGCGCTGCTGGCGGGGGCTCAGGCGTCTTACCTCGTCGACTACGCGCACGAAGTGGATGAGGCCTGGCTGGAGGGCGTCACCACGGTGGGCGTGACCAGCGGGGCGTCGGTGCCGGACAACCTGGTGATGGACCTGTTGGCGTGGCTGGCCGAGCGCGGGTATGGCGAGGTCGAAGAGGTGACGACGGCGAACGAGAAGATCGCTTTCGCGCTTCCGCCTGAGCTGCGTAAGGACCTCAAGCCGGCGAAGTGA
- a CDS encoding DUF6542 domain-containing protein: MTATRDRRSDLDDDHAEPAWDERPIFGSSRGLPWWGAVLLAFGLALVAAVIDLQTQTTLGKLYQGAYVLGCVGAICLVRRANLFGPMVQPPLVFAVTAVGTVLTMGPDAPGEGLKSVLFSVALPLTSNFPTMGITTAVVVAIGVGRLFLQRDPGATDEDDAPRPAVARRPRPEPSRDDEDLFAAPPRRRPARDEEAGRPPRRPARDDRARAPREDAPRSGRPTRDERKPARPTADKPARDARDDRPRRPVRDEAAGRPRPPREDPRARGTRDPNRARDTGKPREAQPDRKPPRPDPNRQPPRRPRPTER, from the coding sequence GTGACCGCGACTCGCGATCGCCGCAGCGATCTTGATGATGACCACGCCGAGCCCGCGTGGGATGAGCGCCCGATCTTCGGCAGTTCACGTGGACTGCCGTGGTGGGGCGCTGTGCTGTTGGCGTTCGGGCTGGCCCTGGTGGCCGCCGTGATCGACCTACAGACCCAGACCACCCTCGGCAAGCTCTACCAGGGCGCTTATGTCCTGGGCTGCGTAGGGGCGATCTGCCTGGTGCGTCGAGCGAACCTGTTCGGGCCGATGGTGCAGCCGCCCTTGGTGTTCGCCGTCACCGCGGTCGGCACCGTTCTCACCATGGGGCCGGACGCGCCCGGTGAGGGGCTCAAAAGCGTGCTGTTCTCCGTGGCACTGCCGCTGACCAGCAACTTCCCGACGATGGGCATCACCACCGCCGTCGTCGTCGCGATCGGCGTGGGCCGCCTGTTCCTCCAGCGCGACCCGGGCGCCACCGACGAGGACGACGCCCCCAGGCCCGCCGTCGCCCGCCGCCCCCGCCCGGAACCGTCCCGCGACGACGAGGACCTGTTCGCGGCCCCGCCCCGGCGCCGCCCAGCCCGCGACGAGGAAGCGGGCAGGCCACCCCGCCGTCCCGCCCGCGACGACCGTGCGCGCGCCCCCCGGGAAGACGCACCCCGAAGCGGCCGCCCCACCCGAGACGAACGCAAGCCGGCCCGCCCCACCGCCGACAAGCCCGCCCGAGACGCCCGCGACGACCGCCCCCGACGCCCCGTCAGGGACGAGGCGGCAGGCCGCCCCCGCCCCCCGCGCGAGGATCCCCGCGCCCGAGGCACCCGCGACCCCAACCGCGCCCGCGACACCGGCAAACCCCGCGAAGCCCAGCCCGACCGCAAACCCCCACGCCCCGACCCCAACCGCCAGCCCCCACGCCGCCCCCGCCCCACCGAGCGCTGA
- the rmuC gene encoding DNA recombination protein RmuC, whose product MLFWRLYSDSVRRTDAARAEVEAERRRTDSHQAALRRYEVAFASISGRGELGEQVLVETARALGLREGIHFTVQTDVAGGGAARPDLLLLVGDERRVPVDSKMSLACWAEAVDTDDAEERLDALRVHVRNIRSRAAELAGKGYQRWADAIYGTIMFVPSDAAVVAALDTDPTLLRWLLDRRVFLCGPTGFAVIASAALFAATERAIADDVATVRARAASAHRSAGMAVDAVNLSSTHLQRFLSARRRELDALEQFRTAVTPLTDASASPTPIPAIRRTEEAVVNGHEVSEGLPVD is encoded by the coding sequence ATGCTGTTCTGGCGGCTGTACTCCGACAGCGTCCGCCGAACCGACGCCGCCCGCGCCGAAGTCGAGGCCGAGCGGCGCCGGACCGATTCGCACCAGGCGGCGTTACGGCGCTACGAGGTGGCGTTCGCGTCGATCAGCGGTCGCGGGGAACTCGGCGAACAGGTTCTCGTGGAGACCGCGCGCGCCTTGGGGCTGCGTGAGGGCATCCATTTCACCGTCCAGACCGATGTGGCGGGCGGCGGCGCGGCACGCCCGGACTTGCTGCTGCTGGTGGGCGACGAGCGGCGGGTTCCGGTCGACTCGAAGATGAGCCTCGCCTGCTGGGCCGAGGCGGTGGACACCGACGACGCCGAGGAACGCCTCGACGCCCTGCGCGTGCACGTCCGCAACATCCGCTCCCGCGCGGCCGAACTGGCGGGCAAGGGTTACCAACGGTGGGCGGACGCGATCTACGGCACGATCATGTTCGTCCCGTCCGACGCCGCCGTCGTCGCGGCCTTGGACACCGACCCCACGCTGCTGCGCTGGCTGCTGGACCGCCGCGTGTTCCTGTGCGGCCCCACCGGCTTCGCCGTGATCGCTTCCGCCGCCCTGTTCGCCGCCACCGAACGCGCGATCGCCGACGACGTCGCCACCGTCCGTGCCCGAGCTGCCTCCGCCCACCGGTCCGCGGGCATGGCGGTCGACGCGGTCAACCTGTCCAGCACCCACCTCCAACGCTTCCTGTCGGCACGGCGACGCGAACTGGACGCGCTGGAACAGTTCCGGACCGCCGTGACCCCGTTGACCGACGCCTCCGCGAGCCCGACCCCGATCCCGGCCATCCGGCGAACCGAGGAAGCGGTGGTGAACGGGCACGAGGTGTCCGAAGGCTTACCCGTCGACTGA
- a CDS encoding exonuclease SbcCD subunit D, producing the protein MRVLHTSDWHVGRTFHGRDLLAEQETVLTGLADIVTNDRVDVVVVSGDLYDRAVPSAEAVGVCGRALRRIADAGARIVVTPGNHDSGPRLGAFGEFAAAGGLYLRTAVSDLDRPVVIDDHHGPVAFYGIPYLEPEVARQGLGLPELRTHADVLGEAMRRVRDDLGRRPGTRSVVLAHAFVTGGEVSDSERTIAVGGVPHVPGGVFTGVDYAALGHLHGPQTLANHLRYSGSPMAYSFSEARHHKSVWLVDLHSSGLADVERRTLPVPRELAVISGELTEVLVDPANDVHEDKFLSVELTDRVRPVDAMRRLQARFPHAVHLEWRPAGGHQRPQRYPELSQRRDDAEVACCFVTDTRGAEPTETERGLLREALAAVAGKEPE; encoded by the coding sequence ATGCGGGTGCTGCACACCTCCGACTGGCATGTGGGCCGCACATTCCACGGCCGAGACCTGCTCGCCGAGCAGGAGACGGTGCTCACCGGCCTGGCCGACATCGTGACGAACGACCGGGTCGACGTGGTCGTGGTGTCCGGCGACCTCTACGACCGCGCCGTCCCCTCCGCCGAAGCCGTCGGCGTCTGCGGTCGCGCCCTGCGCCGGATCGCCGACGCGGGCGCGCGCATCGTCGTCACCCCGGGCAACCACGACTCCGGGCCCCGGCTCGGCGCGTTCGGCGAGTTCGCGGCGGCGGGCGGGCTCTACCTCCGCACCGCGGTCTCCGATCTCGACCGGCCGGTGGTGATCGACGACCACCATGGCCCGGTCGCGTTCTACGGAATCCCCTACCTGGAACCGGAAGTCGCCCGCCAAGGCCTCGGGCTGCCGGAGCTGCGCACCCACGCCGACGTCCTCGGCGAGGCGATGCGCCGGGTCCGCGACGATCTCGGGCGGCGGCCGGGGACGCGTTCCGTGGTCCTCGCGCATGCCTTTGTCACCGGTGGCGAGGTCAGCGACTCCGAGCGGACGATCGCGGTCGGCGGCGTCCCGCACGTGCCGGGCGGCGTGTTCACCGGCGTCGACTATGCCGCCCTCGGCCACCTGCACGGCCCGCAAACGCTTGCGAACCATCTGCGCTACTCCGGCAGCCCCATGGCGTACTCGTTCTCCGAGGCGCGGCACCACAAGTCCGTCTGGCTGGTCGACCTGCATTCCAGCGGCCTCGCCGACGTCGAGCGCCGCACGCTGCCGGTCCCGCGCGAGCTGGCCGTGATCAGCGGCGAGCTGACCGAGGTCCTGGTGGACCCGGCGAACGACGTCCACGAGGACAAGTTCCTCTCCGTCGAACTCACCGACCGGGTCCGCCCCGTCGACGCCATGCGCAGGCTGCAGGCCCGCTTCCCGCACGCCGTGCACCTCGAGTGGCGGCCCGCGGGCGGCCACCAGCGGCCCCAGCGCTACCCGGAGCTTTCGCAGCGCCGCGACGACGCCGAAGTCGCCTGCTGCTTCGTCACCGACACCAGAGGCGCCGAGCCCACCGAGACCGAGCGCGGACTGCTGCGCGAGGCGCTGGCCGCCGTCGCCGGGAAGGAGCCGGAGTGA
- a CDS encoding AAA family ATPase, translated as MRLHRLEVTAFGPYPGHEVVDFDVLGADGLFLLHGDTGAGKTTLLDAVAFALFGAVPGVRDQAKRLRCDNADPDVHTEVVLELTVQSHRMRIVRSPEYLRPKRRGGGMTKQQARAVLTWVFASPSGYPAEGVSRIDEVARTVQGLLGMTKEQFFQVVLLPQNDFATFLRADTGEREKLLEKLFGTEHFQRVEDWFKDHRAQRRRELDAASVSVDALVARIAQESGDEPEEPNEEWLAGLTAALTTATDEALAAQQEANERREAAEAALDEGRAAAERVRQVREATDALAELARDDRAAWRSELAAARRAVPVVAVADELRRAVNAAAAAERSERRYVGVAEELGYTGTDARADATALREEAGALAGLVEESDRQRQDQARVAELEELLDAAERESADLATRIAEMPAQINETREQLAEAAAARASLDGLRARREETATAVRHAKALPTAESDLAAAAEANAKAVEAHQNAREHLLDLRQRRLDGMAAELAAGLTPGESCPVCGSAEHPTPAHAVGPLVTADDERAAQAEEQRRLKAREKAAAAFKQAQHVVDGLRERLTGWADPEADDTRAGTELDKAVASAGRHDRISRTLLDLESEAERVRSRIATLQQETVARGTERAALVAAVEERGLRLDIAKGTFPSVVDRRQHVAELAQALDALSDARAHAVTARTRVTEQREILVDAVAKAGFADVTEALDAARAENVIVKLAQQIAEADQQEARFRGVLVDLAGTDASAEVDLTTLLAQARTAREHAENAVASVRAAVRRADEVAKLADRLRAVWADLAPLRAEFEELDALTDVVNGRGQNTSRMSLRSYVLAARLAEVAVAASERLRRMTQGRFCFVHSDAAGSHGKRGGLGLDVLDDFSGQTRSTKTLSGGESFVASLSLALGLADVVAAETGGALLDTLFVDEGFGMLDAPTLDDVMGILDELRAGGRVVGLVSHVEELRQRIPVRLRVRKSRTGSTLEMTA; from the coding sequence GTGAGGCTGCACCGGCTGGAAGTCACCGCGTTCGGCCCCTACCCCGGCCATGAGGTCGTCGACTTCGACGTGCTCGGCGCCGACGGCCTGTTCCTGCTCCACGGCGACACAGGCGCGGGCAAGACGACGCTGCTCGACGCGGTCGCGTTCGCGCTTTTCGGCGCTGTCCCAGGTGTTCGCGACCAGGCCAAGCGCCTGCGCTGCGACAACGCGGACCCGGACGTGCACACCGAGGTCGTGCTCGAGCTGACCGTGCAGTCCCACCGGATGCGCATCGTGCGCAGCCCCGAGTACCTGCGGCCCAAGCGGCGCGGCGGCGGGATGACCAAGCAGCAGGCACGGGCCGTGCTGACCTGGGTGTTCGCCTCGCCGAGCGGCTACCCGGCCGAAGGCGTGTCCCGGATCGACGAGGTCGCGCGCACGGTCCAGGGCTTGCTGGGAATGACCAAGGAGCAGTTCTTCCAGGTCGTCCTGTTGCCGCAGAACGACTTCGCGACGTTCCTGCGCGCCGACACCGGCGAGCGCGAGAAGCTCCTGGAGAAGCTGTTCGGCACCGAGCACTTCCAGCGCGTCGAGGACTGGTTCAAGGACCACCGCGCTCAGCGCCGCCGTGAGCTGGACGCCGCGAGCGTGTCGGTGGACGCGCTTGTCGCCCGCATCGCCCAGGAATCGGGCGACGAGCCCGAGGAGCCGAACGAGGAGTGGCTCGCAGGGCTCACCGCGGCGCTCACGACGGCCACCGATGAAGCCCTTGCGGCGCAACAGGAAGCCAATGAGCGACGCGAGGCCGCGGAGGCGGCACTCGACGAGGGACGCGCCGCGGCCGAGCGGGTACGCCAGGTCCGGGAAGCGACCGACGCGCTGGCCGAGCTGGCCCGCGACGACCGCGCGGCCTGGCGGTCCGAGCTGGCCGCTGCCCGCCGCGCGGTGCCGGTCGTGGCCGTCGCCGATGAGCTGCGCCGGGCCGTGAACGCGGCGGCCGCGGCCGAGCGCTCGGAACGTCGATACGTTGGTGTGGCTGAGGAACTCGGCTACACGGGCACCGACGCCCGCGCCGACGCGACGGCTCTCCGTGAGGAGGCGGGCGCTCTGGCGGGCTTGGTCGAGGAGTCCGACCGGCAGCGCCAGGACCAGGCGCGAGTCGCCGAACTGGAAGAGCTGCTCGATGCCGCCGAACGCGAATCCGCGGACCTGGCGACCCGAATCGCCGAAATGCCCGCGCAGATCAACGAGACCCGGGAGCAGTTGGCCGAAGCGGCCGCGGCCCGCGCGTCCCTCGACGGGCTCAGGGCGCGTCGGGAGGAGACCGCCACCGCGGTCCGGCACGCGAAAGCCTTGCCCACGGCGGAATCGGACTTGGCAGCGGCAGCCGAAGCGAACGCCAAGGCTGTCGAAGCCCACCAGAACGCCCGCGAGCACCTGCTTGACCTGCGGCAGCGCAGGCTCGACGGAATGGCCGCCGAACTCGCCGCGGGCTTGACGCCGGGGGAGTCGTGCCCGGTGTGCGGATCGGCGGAGCACCCAACGCCCGCCCACGCGGTCGGCCCGCTGGTCACCGCGGACGATGAGCGGGCCGCGCAGGCCGAGGAACAGCGCAGGCTGAAGGCTCGGGAGAAGGCCGCCGCCGCGTTCAAGCAGGCCCAGCACGTCGTCGATGGACTGCGCGAACGCCTCACCGGCTGGGCCGACCCGGAAGCCGACGACACCCGCGCCGGGACTGAGCTGGACAAGGCCGTTGCGTCGGCGGGCCGCCATGACCGGATCAGCCGGACGCTGCTCGACCTGGAATCCGAAGCCGAGCGTGTCCGGTCCAGGATCGCCACGCTGCAACAGGAAACCGTGGCGCGCGGCACCGAACGCGCCGCGCTCGTCGCCGCAGTGGAGGAACGTGGTCTTCGGCTCGACATCGCCAAGGGGACCTTCCCGAGCGTGGTCGACCGCAGGCAGCACGTCGCCGAACTGGCACAGGCACTCGACGCGCTGTCCGACGCGCGCGCCCACGCCGTGACGGCACGAACGCGGGTGACCGAGCAACGCGAGATCCTGGTCGACGCGGTGGCCAAGGCGGGTTTCGCCGATGTCACGGAGGCCCTTGACGCTGCCCGCGCCGAGAACGTCATCGTCAAGCTGGCGCAGCAGATCGCCGAGGCGGACCAGCAGGAAGCCAGGTTCCGTGGGGTTTTGGTCGACTTGGCAGGCACCGACGCGAGCGCGGAAGTCGACCTGACCACGCTGCTTGCCCAGGCGCGAACCGCGCGCGAGCACGCTGAGAACGCTGTGGCTTCAGTACGAGCGGCTGTTCGCAGGGCTGATGAAGTGGCGAAGCTGGCGGACCGTCTGCGCGCGGTGTGGGCGGACTTGGCGCCTCTGCGTGCGGAATTCGAAGAGCTGGACGCGTTGACCGACGTGGTCAATGGGCGTGGACAGAACACCAGTCGGATGTCGTTGCGGTCTTATGTGCTGGCAGCGCGGCTGGCTGAGGTGGCGGTTGCGGCGAGCGAGCGGCTGCGGCGGATGACTCAGGGGCGGTTCTGCTTCGTGCACAGCGATGCTGCTGGGTCGCATGGCAAGCGGGGTGGGCTGGGGCTGGACGTGCTGGACGACTTCTCGGGGCAGACCCGGTCCACGAAGACGTTGTCTGGTGGGGAGTCCTTTGTGGCCTCGTTGTCGTTGGCGCTTGGGCTTGCCGATGTGGTGGCCGCGGAGACTGGTGGGGCTTTGCTGGACACGCTGTTTGTTGACGAGGGCTTTGGGATGCTTGACGCGCCTACGCTTGATGACGTTATGGGGATTTTGGACGAGCTTCGGGCTGGTGGGCGGGTTGTGGGGTTGGTGTCGCATGTGGAGGAGTTGCGGCAGCGGATTCCTGTTCGGTTGCGGGTTCGGAAGTCTCGTACGGGGTCTACGTTGGAGATGACTGCTTAG
- a CDS encoding AlkA N-terminal domain-containing protein produces MLKDPEQRYRAVAARDSRFDGQFILAVRTTGIYCRPSCPASTPKRRNVEFFATAAAAQIAGYRACRRCLPDAVPGSPEWNLRADLAGRAMRLISDGVVERDGVTGLARRLGYSERHLTRVLTTELGAGPLALARAHRAHSARLLIETTTLSVADIAFAAGFASVRQFNDTIRTVFATTPTQLRMAAKRSARRSQPTPGRVTLRLAVREPFDAAGVLGFLAARAVPGLESASADGYARTLRLANGPATASMRQGAGHVECTLRLTDMRDLGSAVSRLRRLLDLDADPLAIDEILGADPALADSVARTPGIRVPGSVDGVETVVRALLGQQVSIAAARTAAQRLTDALGERLTTPDGDLTTLFPTAEAIAEHAGEVLAGPTRRTQTIRAVCEAIATGDLDLHVGVDADTLRTRLQTFTGIGPWTAGYVSMRLLGDPDVLLPQDIAQRNGAAALGLPATAEALADHGRSWQPWRSYAGMHLWRAATAAGNAP; encoded by the coding sequence AAGCGGCGCAACGTCGAGTTCTTCGCCACGGCCGCCGCCGCGCAGATCGCGGGCTACCGCGCGTGCCGCCGATGTCTGCCCGACGCCGTGCCCGGCTCACCCGAGTGGAACCTGCGCGCCGACCTGGCGGGCCGCGCGATGCGGCTGATCTCCGACGGGGTCGTCGAGCGCGACGGGGTCACCGGCCTGGCCCGCAGGCTCGGCTACTCCGAGCGGCACCTGACCCGGGTCCTGACCACCGAACTCGGCGCGGGCCCGCTCGCCCTGGCCCGGGCACACCGCGCCCACTCGGCCCGGCTGCTCATCGAGACGACCACCCTGTCGGTCGCGGACATCGCTTTCGCGGCGGGCTTCGCCAGCGTCCGCCAGTTCAACGACACCATCCGAACGGTCTTCGCCACGACGCCGACGCAACTACGCATGGCAGCGAAGCGATCCGCGCGGCGATCCCAGCCCACCCCGGGCCGAGTCACCCTGCGCCTGGCCGTCCGCGAACCGTTCGACGCGGCGGGCGTGCTCGGTTTCCTTGCCGCACGGGCGGTCCCGGGCCTGGAGTCGGCTTCGGCCGACGGTTACGCCCGAACCTTGCGACTGGCCAACGGCCCCGCGACAGCGTCGATGCGTCAGGGCGCCGGACACGTGGAGTGCACCCTTCGCCTGACCGACATGCGCGACCTCGGCTCAGCAGTCTCCCGCCTGCGAAGGCTGCTCGACTTGGACGCCGATCCCCTTGCCATAGACGAAATCCTCGGCGCCGACCCGGCACTGGCCGACTCGGTGGCGCGCACCCCCGGCATCCGCGTCCCCGGCAGCGTCGACGGCGTGGAGACGGTCGTGCGAGCCCTTCTGGGCCAACAAGTCAGTATCGCCGCCGCACGCACCGCCGCGCAGCGCCTGACCGACGCCCTGGGCGAACGCCTCACGACTCCGGACGGCGACCTGACCACCCTGTTCCCCACAGCCGAAGCCATCGCCGAACACGCGGGCGAGGTCCTGGCAGGCCCCACCCGCCGCACCCAAACAATCCGCGCGGTATGCGAGGCAATCGCCACGGGCGACCTGGACCTACACGTGGGCGTCGACGCGGACACCCTGCGAACCCGGCTGCAGACGTTCACCGGAATCGGCCCATGGACGGCGGGCTACGTCTCCATGCGGCTACTGGGAGACCCGGATGTCCTGCTGCCACAAGACATAGCCCAACGCAACGGCGCGGCAGCACTGGGCCTACCCGCCACCGCCGAGGCTCTAGCCGACCACGGCCGCAGCTGGCAACCTTGGCGCTCCTACGCCGGCATGCACCTCTGGCGCGCCGCCACAGCGGCAGGAAACGCGCCATGA